A single window of Malus sylvestris chromosome 5, drMalSylv7.2, whole genome shotgun sequence DNA harbors:
- the LOC126621842 gene encoding uncharacterized protein LOC126621842, whose protein sequence is MASACVNNIGVSPEKFPAATFPSYGWLSPRISFSREFPNEDDASKLGAGAKASSPAKNQPDGPDPEVSCAEFEFRLEDPVAMLPADELFSGGKLMPLQFSSVKATVNDPTSTEIRSPDTTKYRRRTEIIGADPYLFSPKAPRCSSRWRELLGLKKLYQNSTATTTNGNSKSESHKTAATVSTSAPKSLKHFLHRSSKSLSSSPSASDASLSLPLLRDLDCESVSISSRLSLSSSSSGHEHEDLARLSLDSDKPNPNPTISIHRTNPRQARVRTVKTREATKQRSAADQARVGRSPMRRATGESGTVASRGVSVDSPRMNSSGKIIFQSLERSSSSPSSFNGGPRLKHRGMERSYSANVRVTPVLNVPVCSLRGSSKSGSVFGFGQLFSGSVPQKKEGNRGQYGHYGHHSQSKNRTDRTA, encoded by the coding sequence ATGGCCTCCGCTTGCGTCAACAACATCGGGGTGTCGCCGGAGAAGTTCCCTGCAGCGACTTTCCCGTCGTACGGATGGCTGAGTCCTAGAATCTCCTTCAGCCGCGAGTTTCCCAACGAAGACGACGCTTCAAAGCTGGGAGCCGGGGCCAAAGCCTCGTCTCCGGCGAAGAACCAGCCGGACGGTCCAGATCCGGAGGTCTCCTGCGCCGAGTTTGAGTTCCGGTTGGAAGATCCCGTGGCGATGCTTCCCGCCGACGAGCTCTTTTCAGGCGGGAAGCTCATGCCGCTTCAGTTCTCCTCGGTCAAAGCTACGGTCAACGATCCGACTTCGACGGAGATCAGATCGCCGGACACGACCAAGTACCGCCGGAGAACCGAAATAATCGGTGCGGACCCGTACCTGTTCTCTCCCAAGGCCCCGAGGTGTTCGAGTAGGTGGAGGGAGCTCTTAGGCCTAAAGAAGCTCTACCAGAACagcaccgccaccaccaccaacgGTAACTCGAAGAGCGAGAGCCACAAGACGGCAGCGACTGTAAGCACAAGCGCGCCTAAATCTCTGAAGCATTTCCTTCACCGGAGCTCGAAATCTCTGTCCTCCTCCCCCTCCGCCTCCGACGCTTCCCTGAGCTTGCCGCTGCTTAGAGACTTGGACTGCGAATCGGTCTCGATTTCGTCGCGCCTCTCGCTCTCCTCCTCGTCTTCCGGCCACGAGCACGAGGACCTTGCAAGGCTCTCGCTCGATTCGGACAAGCCAAATCCGAACCCGACCATTTCTATCCACCGGACCAACCCGAGACAAGCGCGGGTACGGACGGTGAAGACTCGGGAGGCGACGAAGCAGAGATCGGCGGCGGATCAGGCGAGGGTGGGACGGAGCCCGATGCGGAGGGCTACAGGGGAATCGGGTACAGTGGCGAGCAGAGGAGTATCGGTGGACTCGCCGAGAATGAACTCGTCGGGGAAAATAATCTTCCAGAGCTTGGAGCGTAGCTCGAGTAGTCCAAGCAGCTTCAACGGTGGGCCCAGGTTGAAGCACAGAGGCATGGAGCGGTCCTACTCGGCCAACGTCAGAGTGACTCCGGTTCTCAACGTTCCGGTTTGCTCTCTCCGCGGTTCTTCCAAGTCGGGGTCGGTTTTCGGGTTCGGGCAGCTATTTTCCGGGTCGGTCCcgcagaagaaagaaggaaaccGCGGCCAGTACGGCCATTATGGCCATCATAGTCAAAGTAAGAACCGCACCGACCGAACCGCCTGA